Proteins encoded together in one Meles meles chromosome 7, mMelMel3.1 paternal haplotype, whole genome shotgun sequence window:
- the LRRC10 gene encoding leucine-rich repeat-containing protein 10, which translates to MGNAIRALVAFVPADCCQSYLVRDLREMPTDKMVDLSGNQLRRFPVHVCSFRELVKLYLSDNHLNSLPPELGQLQNLQILALDFNNFKVLPQVVCTLKQLCILYLGNNKLCDLPSELSRLQNLRTLWVEANCLTQLPDVVCELRLLKTLHAGSNALRLLPARLQCLQELRTIWLSGNLLTDFPAVLLHMPFLEVIDVDRNSIHYFPSLAHLSSLKLVIYDHNPCRNAPKVAKGVRRVGRWAEETPEPDPRKARRYALTQEESQDGEAPALPSLLLPPNS; encoded by the coding sequence ATGGGGAACGCCATCCGGGCCCTGGTGGCCTTCGTCCCCGCCGACTGCTGCCAGAGCTACCTGGTCAGAGACCTCCGGGAGATGCCGACGGACAAGATGGTGGATCTGAGTGGGAACCAGCTCCGCCGCTTCCCCGTGCATGTGTGTTCCTTCCGGGAGCTGGTCAAGCTCTACCTGAGTGACAACCACCTCAACAGCCTGCCTCCGGAGCTGGGGCAGCTCCAGAATCTGCAGATCTTGGCCCTGGATTTCAACAACTTCAAGGTTCTGCCTCAGGTGGTGTGTACTTTGAAACAGCTCTGCATCCTCTACCTGGGTAACAACAAACTTTGCGACCTCCCCAGTGAGCTGAGCCGGCTCCAGAATCTCCGGACCCTGTGGGTCGAGGCTAACTGCCTCACGCAGCTGCCAGATGTGGTCTGCGAGCTGAGGCTCCTTAAGACTCTGCATGCCGGCTCCAATGCCTTGCGTCTGCTGCCAGCCCGGCTCCAGTGCCTCCAGGAGCTGCGGACCATCTGGCTCTCAGGCAACCTGCTGACCGACTTCCCCGCTGTGCTACTGCACATGCCCTTCCTGGAGGTGATCGATGTGGACAGGAACAGCATCCATTACTTCCCCAGCCTGGCCCACCTGTCAAGTCTGAAGCTGGTCATCTATGACCATAATCCTTGCAGGAATGCACCCAAGGTGGCCAAAGGGGTGCGCCGTGTGGGAAGATGGGCCGAGGAGACGCCAGAGCCTGACCCCAGAAAGGCCAGGCGCTATGCCTTGACTCAGGAGGAAAGCCAGGATGGAGAGGCACCTGCCCTGCCTTCTCTACTTCTTCCTCCCAACTCCTGA